The segment GCCGCAAACGCAGGACATCCaaccaaccccccccccccccttcccctcctcctccgccgccgccgccgcggcggacgacgacgacgacgagatgcCCCCGACCGGAGCGCtccacgccggcggccgccacctcctcccgctccgccgcgccccGGGCGCGGCCCAGCAGCCATGGTCCCACGTCCGCTCCcacctcatctcctcctccaagcgcccctccccctcctccccgccgccgccgccgccgcctccgctgccggTTGCCCCGTCCACCTCCGCCTTCGTGCAGACCGCGGGCAGGAggagcgggggcgggggcggggccggGGCCGCCGTCGGGTCCGGGGTGGTCGCGTGGTACCTCGGCTCGATCGAGGCGCGGCCCGTGCTGACCAAgagcgtcaccgccgccgccatcttcacCGTCGCCGACCTCTCCTCCCAGGTGGGTGTCTCTCGTTCGCTCTCTCTCCCACAGGCGTTTGTGGCGCAGGAGTTTTGGATCAGTTAAAATGTTGCTGATGAGAGGAAATGCTATTGCTTTTATTAGTACAAGTCGTTTGTATTGAATGCAATTTCGATCGTGTATCACGGCCTTGGTTCTTTTCTGATTGTAGAAAGCGCTAAAGAATCAATTTGTGTGTTATATGTTGTGGGAAGTGTGATATATGTTTGTTAAACATACAATGTGCCAATGTGATGAATACCTACAATATCTATCTGGATTAGTATTGGTGTTTAGAGGATTGACTGAATAAGATTGTAGGAAGGGACCAGGTAATTGATTCAAAAGCTAAACCTGAGACAGTAATGGGGATCAGAATTCCATTACAAATTTGAGTCATGGTACTTAATTGCTTCTGTTCTGCGATTGCTTACAAGAGATTCACACTAGCCATGTATCTGCCAGCCTGATATTGGCTGGTAAAGTTTGCAGTGGGAATTATGTTGGACATTATGGTTGGAAATCGGAATAATGGTCGCTTGAAATACCTGTATTGTGTATGTACAAAATGTAAGACAATGGAACTTGTCGGAATATAGAACAAAAGTAACGAAACTTTGTAGAAATTTACCGGTTTGTGTTATTGGCTTGTGATTTTCTTGTGTTCCATACATTCTGATCCATATTTTTGGGCTTTGAACTGTTATAGGTATTGCATATTTTATAGTTGGGATGTAATAGTTAGTATAAATCTGCTGATATCTGTAGTACTCATCATTTTTAAGTTCAAATGAATTTAttcatttaaaaagtttataacAATATATTGTACTGCACTATTGGCTAAACCCCAAAACTCAAAGCACTCACAGGATGATTCCCAGGTTACATTGACCTCTCAGGGAAGAGAGAATACTTAGACTAGGAGTATGTACATTTTGGGGATGTAGCTAGATCTACTTCATGATATAATGATAACAGTGGTGTCCTCGTATAGTTTATAGAGGTGCTAGATGAGTACTCCATCTGAAAGGAAATAGAAAACATAGCAACTAATAATCCTAATCTCCTATAAATCAATACTTCTGGCTTCATTAACAACTTCATTTACCTGATCTCTTTGCCTCATTAGGGCCTTGGCCCATGCCCATGACATAACACTACCATTGCCTTCTGTTGTGTCGGGTGAGATTTGATTGAGGGTGATAGCTTGCCTGCAATTCCGATTGTCGACTAGATCATTCCACAGACCACAGTGGTCCTACCATGTGGGCTTCAGCGACTGCAACACAAGTTTTACCCCTGTCATGCAGTCCAAAGCATCACCCAAAGCCATTATGCACTGGTTGGGCACTAAGGCCCAATGGCTGAGCCAGCAACACTATTGAGTCCATACAGCAAAGAGAGAAAGCCTGAAAGGTGTTGAACTTTTAGTTGATCCTCAAGGGTTCACCAATACCATGCTTgtttatataagaaatcatatGCTCAAATTATGCACCAGACAAAACATTGTAATAAATCTAGAAGACAAAATATCTGTCGTATTAAAAAATGGTGTGTGTGTAATTAAGCCAGGCTCATTCTCCGGGATGAAGCAGTAGGCCAGTATCTGCGTTTGATCCTATTGgtattattttattgtttttgtaGAGGGTAGCACTTCCATAAATGTTATGAAGAGAAACCTTCCAGCTGTTTCTAATTCTTGATTACCTACTAAATATGGGGTTCTGTTGTATAAACCATATCATCCAGCATGTTATCCTTGTAAGAGCTTTTGTGCTAATCAATCATTTGCAGTGTTTATTATTAGTAACCTACGAAAAGAAGTGTTACCAATAATGGGTGGCACATGTCATTAGCTACATAATATGGCGCAGATGTGCATCATTCTGAAAATATGTCTTGATTTACATGTCTATGGAAATTCCTCCTGGAAGTTGATGAAATTCCTGCCTTTCAAACAGGACCTTAAGTTAGATAGGTCTCCTGATCCTGTTTATATTAGAAGTAGGATACATGATTAATATTATGTGTAAGAGGCTTATTTTATGTTGTGTCCTGTCATACTTTGATCATTTAACCTGTATTATTTAGGCTTCTACCTTTTATTTATAacgtttttgtttttcttggttTCTATCTTCAATTTACAATGTTCTTGTTTTGCTTTACTATGTCAAGTCATGTGattcttttgtgttttttgCTATATTGCCTCATCAGATGATCACACTTGGCCCTGAAGATTCACTTGATCTAGTTAGGACTCTGCGGATGGCTAGTTATGGGCTACTGATCTCAGGACCTTCCTTGCATATTTGGTTCAACTTTGTCTCAAAATTGCTCCCCAAACAGGACGTAATGAACACCTTCAAGAAGATGTTTCTTGGGCAAGCGGTTTATGGACCAATTATTAATTCAGTTTTCTTCTCATACAATGCAGGATTGCAAGGTATGATGCACATGCCTCTGTGAACAAACTtggattcttttctttttccgaaGAACAAACATTGATTCTTAAAAACATCTATTTTTTCTCTGTTTGGTGTTTATGTGCCTTTGCATGTGCAAATCGTTGATAAGAAATTAAGAATTTAATTTAGGCTTCCTTTGACTTGTTTCTATAACTCTTACCTTAAAGTGCTACACTGACCTGTTAACTACTACCATGATGCTTATGCTGACCATGGCTGAAAACTCTATTTTGATAAAATGTTAGTAAACTACTGATTGAGAGTTGAGACTGCAGCATATAGGATATGACATGATCGACCTGCTAccttttgtagtttttttttattggcgTTCAATGGTGAGGTAAAGAGCTAAGGATATGAGATTATGATGCATTCTTCAGACTCCCTATCCTGTCCAATGAaaataatataagaaaaaacCTTTAGAGGCATTAatcttgctagttgctacaCGAGCGGTCCAGTATTGCTCAGTAGTACACCTCTGATGCAGTGGCCGTTCTGTTTATATGGTTTCTCATTTCTGTAAGGTGCAACAATTAATGTCTTGGGTAGAAATCACCAACATTGCGCATGTTAGCTATAAATTTTCTGTCTCACTGTCTGTATTGTGTGAATCAAACAAAAATATCCATGTGACAACAGGTTTGCACTTCCGTTTAACACGGTTTTGTTGGTTAGGTGTCTTGAGTGGCAAATGACTGAAGACAATATTTAATGTCCATATTTATCTGATTAGGTCAGGACCTTGAGGAAACTGTTATTTGGTTTGATCCTGTGTCAAACACTTAACATGGTCAACAGGTGACTAAAGTTTTAGCACCATCCATGTTGTATGCTTTGATTGCTATCTAGTGTCACAATCACTcctaaattgaaaaaaaagctTTGTATGATGAAATGCAGCTGCTTCCACATGCTGATATAGgtcctgtttgggggagcttgtcccagctgcagcttttcccaaaagctgcttctgctagaagctgccccaaacagtccacagcttttacagattctgaaaaatgaactaagaagccagaagctggagaagctgggtttcagagcttttccagattctcagaagctggctaccaaacagctgtttctcagaatctaaagctcccccaaacaggcccatacTCTGTAGATGTTTCAGTTTCAATTTTGCGTCTCATTCATGCATACCTTGATGCATTGTGCATTGAGGTTCTGTAGATTGCTAAATGCAACTAAGGTGAAAAATCAAGaccaatatatatttacatgaaTGGATGTGATTGATATATAAAATGAACTCAGGTAGCAGTATAAGATCCAGTAGTAAATTGACTTATAGCACATCGTCATGTactgtgaaataaagttgaaaTTTCCCATATGATCCCAGATTCagattagaaaaatataaatttagcaATGTACTTAGCAAAAATTTGTAATTGAAATTTGCAAGTTGATAACTTTAGAGTACCACCAGTTCATTATAATCTTTCCTTTTTGAAGTAGTCATTTCAAGTGAATTCCTTGAAGTCTCTGATCTATCGATTTAGGATAAGGTTGCGTGCACTATACATTTATTGCCACTATGTACTGTTTAGCATGATGGGAGAAGCTATGTTCAGATAGACTTAGATGGAGTACACCTTTCCCACTATCTTTATCACATAGAAATTTTTCTTGTTGAAACTTTTGTAGCAAGCAAGCTCCTGTGTGCCCTAATTGCTTGTTTGATATGATTCATAGGTGAGACCATCCCAGAGATCATGGCAAGACTGAAGAGAGATTTAATCCCGACCATCAAAAGTGGACTTATATACTGGCCACTTTGTGACTTTATCACTTTCAAGTTTATCCCCGTTCATTTACAGGTAACATCAATTTCCCAACACTTGTACCTATTTGAACACATTATCTCGTTCTgaactgagtttttttttccccgcAGCCGCTAGTGAGCAATTCCTTCTCGTTTCTTTGGACCATCTACATAACATACATGGCTAGCTTAAAGAAAGCAGATGTTGATGTGACCACGAGTTCATAATCAGAGCTGAATGAACTCCATGTGTCGATTGTGTTAACTATTAGTACTTTAGCTAGATGGTCTTCACAGGAATTAACTGGACTATGATGCGGCTGGCTATATCACTATCTGCTCCTCTCAATGGGAGGCTAGAAACAGAGATGAACTTATCCCTACCTATTATTTCTTTAGTGGTGTATAGTGTCCACTACACCTGCTTCCTCTtttttcccaattttttttttattttggcctGAAGGCCTTTTGTTTGGATGATAGAGGAAACCCATACTAGGCATTTATTCTATCTTTCCGGGTTTCTCATTCCACGGCTCAGAAGCCAAGCAATTTTCACCAAATTTACTGTAACCAGCTATGGAGGTGTAAGgtaattttgttcttttcagtaAGATAAGTCGGACCGAACAAGGTTTATGCTCCAACATCTTTTACATATGATGCAGCTTTTGTTGAagaatatatatttctttggATTTTCTTCTTCTATGTCTGAAGAAATGATTTTATATTTCACTAACTTTCATAGGGTCTGGAGTAGCACTTCATGTTGCATGTTTTCTTTTGTGTGCATTTTCTCACTCTTTTGAGCCTTCCAGTTACTCTGAATTAGtgtcatatacatatacataaaagaagcctttttttttttgtctgagatttttgagtttttgaaCACTCATAAAGCCACCCATCATAGCTAAGTCATCATGCCATCTTCAGACTTAAACATTGATAGAGCCAAGGAGATTGCATGAGCTGATCATCATGCCTCTTGCTCTCATTCTGAAACCTTAGGGCTACATTGGACTCAGGGAACCGCCGCTCCGACTCTGATTCAGCAGAAGTCGACGATGACACTGTTGCTCCGGAGTCCGAGTTGGATGGCTTCTCCTGCTTCCTACCAGCCCCAGTTGCCAGTGTGAGTTCAAGGTCAAAATCTTCAACGAATTCGGGGGCCTTCTTCTCCCCCGAGTTTCTGTACCATTGTTGATGGTCCATCTCCAATCTTGGTATGGTTCGGTTGTCTGCTTTTGCATGAGCCTGGGTTGAGATGCTCTGCATCTCTATCATCAGTTGCTTCTGAACCCGGTACACACGATGCAGCTCATTGACCTGCGTCGACGAACAAAGAGATGAGATCAGTCTACACTCCAGAATTGTAGAAAGATTCTACTACAAACAGTGTACACTTCAGAATTGTAGAAAGATTTGTACTATCTCTGAGCAGGCATTGTTGGTTTtggttaaacatgttttacCTGTTGTCTGAATGTCTGTTCCTGCTTCAGGATGGCCATCTTGATGTGTtctttctccattttttttctctcttgtcAGCTCACTGGCATGGGCAGTATAATCTGATTCATGAGAGATGACAAAGTAAGTACAAATTGTTGCTGTTGCAAACAATGGCAATGGCTGACACCGCTACATCTATACGCTGCAATTATTGATGCATCTGTTGTTTAAGTGTTTGGTTGCGTGGATGGCTTTGTGAGTTCCTTCTCTCAACTTTTTTCATGCTGTGATTGTGACACTGTCTGCTGCTAACACAACCTTTGAAGTGAAGCCTCTGAATTAATCTTTTGTTCTTGTTTGGATAATTTTCTTGTTATTAGAGAGGACTACCAATCTTTGCAATGAAGTCAGGCAGGTGATAGCATGAGGCATTTAAGTTGCATTAGTTAGGTAAATGAGTATCCTATGTAAGCATAAATGTAATGTGACCTAACATCAATCATTTGTCTGCTTGTGTTTATACTCTTGCAAGTACACTGGCTTTCAGTAGAACAAAAAAATTGAGAACTCCAGCTTGGGTGAGACTTTTCTTGTTGATAATGTGTCATCCCATTTTTAAAAAccgataattttttttgttgagaaaatgatgggaaaaaaaacatgcaggATGTAGATGCTACATATACACGAAACTTTTGACATTTCTGTAGGATACTAGAAGAGgcttagaaaaaatatatttgaacagAGGAAAATAACTATATGTAAATTGAGATGGCATTTAAGAAGTACTGTCGTTTACGTTTTGTATCAAAGTTGTACAATTAAACTGTGGATCATGCTGTACTGGAAATCATAAATTTTATGTTCAGTTATCTGAACAGGGACACGAATTCTTTCACAACTTCATGTCTCCAATGACAACTACAAAATCTACACCTTGAACGTCAACGATGTATAATGTTTCCAGACAGAATTATGGAAGAAGCAGGAAACGAGATGTACATATAGCATAATTCTGCATGATTTTTCCTAATACCATTGTTCAGATGGAAGCATGATTTTTCCTTCTACCATTGTTCAGATGGAACAAGAATATGCATGCATTTGTTTATGATTTCATAAACAAGACTGCTAAAATGCTCTAGAAGAAACAAGAGGAGAACAAAACAGCAGCGGTTTTATCTTCGAAACCGAAACATGATGCCACACTTTCAGAAGGACAGAGCAACACAGCTCCTCCTTGAGCATGATGAAATTATGAAAAATCATGGAGCACAATCAAAGAATGAGCTTCGCGAAACTTTCGGAAATGCAACCATATGCTCCATGGAAGCCTCAAGTGCAGTTCTTTGAGGAAAAGAATCATGAGAGAAGCAAGGTGGATGACAAGGGCCTTGTGCTCACCTCAACCAAGAATTCCTACTTCTGAATTCCTCTGAAGAAAGAAGGCCAAGGCTATActacctctcctcctcttgttCTTCCTCTCACAAGTAAGATCTCTTGCTAGCTAGACCAAAGGAAGGAGCTTCTGGTTCTGCAAAGAGGCAACAGGTTGGCATGTATCAAATCTGGTGAGGCAGGAGGGGGGGATTTTAAGATTCTCCCCTGTCATTAGTTTTACTGTCATGGGGTGGGACCCTATGGGCATGCCGAAACAAATCCAAGTCACTTAGGCCAATGGAGTTCAAGTATGATAAAGGTGCCAAAGATGCTCCTATGTAGTGCCAAGAAAAGGATAGGACCAAGATAAGAAGCCCCAGCTATTATATTCTCATTTTTGCaaacacaccaaaaaaaaaaaaatcctacgcGCACCCGCTGACACTGTGTCACGGAGGATTTTTCGTTGTCGAAGGGATGAAAATTTATATGTTGGTAGTGCTAGTTTACATGGATCTGTTGATTTTATGATTTGTAGGGATTCTTGTTACTGAAGTTTACTGAGCTGTTGGTAAGATTTGGGGCTGTGTAGCAATATTGgttttgaatgtttttttttgtgttgtgGATCACAAGCATCAGAAGGATTACTGAACAGACAACTAGGAAATGCTATGTTTAGATCTCATGCTAACATGTGCATTGGTTTAAGAATGCCATAACCACTTGTCCCAACTAATTTAAATACTTGCAATATACTGTCACTGAAAGTCAGAACAATCTGCCTTCGCTTcacatgggaaaaaaaactagaataacAAAAGCCGCCCTACCATTTTCGACAGCGGTAGGATGTAAGTagaaaaatactactccctacAGATTGCGGCAATGTTCATATTTAAACTACAgaggtagctatattttagtACGGAGGGATTATCATTCTTTACCGGGTTAAACGGTTTCTTACAGCGCGAACGGACAGTCAAGATTTGATCTGACTTGAAATCCTGCAGGAATTCAGATCCACAGCAGGTCAATCCTGATCAGATTCAGAATTGAAGTTGGATCTTGGGTTGGCTTATATGCAGCTCAAGATTGGGCAATGTGATTGGATAGTGAGTTATGTGGAGTAGTTGGTCACAATAACATGTGTTGGTCCCCTCCCCcattttctcttcttcagaTTTGTGAGGCCTGCAATGCAAGCAAACTGTTCATCCTGAATGTGATATGTAGTATTATTTTGTTCATCCCCAAGGGATTTGGACAATCAAGCCAGAGGGTATGAAAAATCCAACACTGCATGATTAGTTCCAGACCATGGTGTCAGCCCCTGTCATTGTCCATCTCATTGCTTTCAGGCCTATCAGATGCATGTCTCTGTCACCCTCTTCCCCAGGGATTAATtagctggattttttttttgttccaggGTTTAATATCTGTCATCTGGTTAATCAGATACTTCAGATGCATGAATTTGTTGAACACGTGGTAGTTCTTCATGCCACAGAATTCCTTTGCATCATTGCATGCATTATTTGGAAATGGCTGTGGTTTTGTTTCTAGTAAGTGGTTACTTTGTCCTAATCTCTCTTGTACCATTCAGAAAACAGCATTAGTAACCTAATTATGTAGTAGAAAATTGATTACAGAAG is part of the Oryza glaberrima chromosome 12, OglaRS2, whole genome shotgun sequence genome and harbors:
- the LOC127757422 gene encoding uncharacterized protein LOC127757422 — translated: MEKEHIKMAILKQEQTFRQQVNELHRVYRVQKQLMIEMQSISTQAHAKADNRTIPRLEMDHQQWYRNSGEKKAPEFVEDFDLELTLATGAGRKQEKPSNSDSGATVSSSTSAESESERRFPESNVALRFQNESKRHDDQLMQSPWLYQCLSLKMA
- the LOC127757421 gene encoding uncharacterized protein LOC127757421, whose translation is MPPTGALHAGGRHLLPLRRAPGAAQQPWSHVRSHLISSSKRPSPSSPPPPPPPPLPVAPSTSAFVQTAGRRSGGGGGAGAAVGSGVVAWYLGSIEARPVLTKSVTAAAIFTVADLSSQMITLGPEDSLDLVRTLRMASYGLLISGPSLHIWFNFVSKLLPKQDVMNTFKKMFLGQAVYGPIINSVFFSYNAGLQGETIPEIMARLKRDLIPTIKSGLIYWPLCDFITFKFIPVHLQPLVSNSFSFLWTIYITYMASLKKADVDVTTSS